In Toxoplasma gondii ME49 chromosome X, whole genome shotgun sequence, a single genomic region encodes these proteins:
- a CDS encoding hypothetical protein (encoded by transcript TGME49_224180) — translation MYGALNDRIRAVLRRYRQTVVVHQDRYSQFFRSLFVACPLSDCTITIGGELPSDARLYGPFSLSSSPLSTYLPAASSPSSLVPPDHCGLAHDHSIVSSGVLHEEDRAKKTGWFVVVDRHSLPQGNTEHLTRREPEFHPHYIEKRSSARGHHQPASRLRPRQRNNPLTRQMSQVSLPREGGRRSRRSSFQHLGKCDNDGGPRRNRRCAVSLASLLEGSAGLLKPVSACALSAYIRDETSSFPREPEDGSRERDRSKQNHHHASETTNGGVVEGHAAFPSSICQTVAPTETPVASSSVSPSVRDLYLAVSSYASSSALAFGSAAHPPAVQSCLPSAPLADVLESSCSYSDGVVASLSTHENQPPTSPPPETAPTPRRRSSNPLSAAWTGSASQATPNSLSSPYSWTFVPSPSCLSRLVLSVLKNPQFAAVSVDSVWLAPDATVVNAHKLILACRSSFFRRQLSKPYCIFRCLLNVPVRPPAPPGSFSDPRTRVACRLRRQGKVVAEADYDKEAGSSQCFRSLPRAEREELERGKSERNSAGTGAVETSASVANLIAAYPCLLTEIIRYLYTDEMEVPLEDVSCFLTLANAFKLKDLRKRIEEEKVRIDTHMHRQSSRKLLAAPHTLGLSPRKDFPSLLASDMRRGVARIFRHAERQWKACCRGGKSEKEEPRLEAPLGRGTVGVPEEAEVGKGEAGEEQNGEQREDEGTTIGERQTKGKWRLNETGRRRDSATRHAEMGLDVKEGQGWRGCCVNDCTEEKRQHRAGRAREGRDPGNEEKVEHNVRTANEQDEEEHQKESKEEHSYVDVVLASADLCVYVGPSQVPFPCHRFIVERRSEYFATLLHSSFREVKHPPLSSVDFSRDLLPLEYACCRSSHACHSDEVENTVSRSSAALASPPSYYSSSSLSPTPASAPSPSPCACSPRRFSRSRPVSCASYRPHLSVRVSPDMRDFPLKPTRATVPFSPSSFASSRSSNPRGNFSSHCETEKSKEEGQRRRSSRTQPPTPDFDCVSVLSLPQVDVWSFALVLEYMYTDAIFQVPSFLVQPAKNRQSESLLRLIECGSMFLMPGLVSVCSAALSPLVDASNVCAVYRVADLLRLDRLVFRCASVMAEKIDSLLPRLEFHQLVLASAHSLKNREAVDSIPVVEELVDALAQMYGGSENLCGSEDTPAATEWLAPAGVLPFTGEDDYNDISIDSAHCCCQGCTENVPFCQSGCFCHSGDSEARGSEQTIFNSTERGRRERGSVFLRRIRRLSTDASLPRQFLAAPDVLLLRGLYQEKVEKIDQLLESLQLNT, via the exons ACGATCATTCCATAGTTTCGTCTGGTGTTCttcacgaagaagacagggcgaagaagaccgGCTGGTTTGTTGTCGTTGATCGGCACAGTCTTCCTCAAGGCAACACTGAGCACCTGACTCGAAGAGAACCGGAGTTCCATCCACACTACATTGAGAAGAGGTCTTCCGCAAGGGGGCACCACCAGCCGGCGTCCCGGTTGCGTCCCCGCCAACGAAACAACCCATTGACAAGACAGATGAGTCAagtttcgcttcctcgtgagggaggcagaagaagtcgGCGCAGCTCTTTCCAGCACCTGGGAAAGTGTGACAACGACGGAGGACCGCGACGAAATAGACGCTGTGCggtttctcttgcttccctTCTTGAAGGAAGCGCTGGCCTTCTGAAACCCGTGTCGGCTTGTGCTCTCTCCGCATACATCCGTGACGAAACGTCTTCCTTCCCGCGAGAGCCAGAAGACGGCTctagagaaagagacaggagcaaGCAGAATCATCACCACGCGAGTGAAACAACGAACGGTGGAGTGGTTGAAGGACATGCTGCATTTCCATCTTCAATCTGTCAAACAGTGGCACCAACTGAAACCCCAGTGGCCtcgtcttccgtttctccgtctGTTCGGGATCTCTATCTTGCAGTTTCGTCGTATGCTAGTTCGTCCGCTCTCGCTTTCGGTTCAGCAGCTCACCCGCCGGCCGTTCAATCTTGTTTACCTTCAGCTCCGCTAGCAGACGTTTTGGAGTCTTCTTGCTCGTACTCCGATGGAGTggtcgcttctctttcaaCACACGAGAATCAGCCTCCAACCTCGCCCCCTCCGGAGACAGCACCGACGCCGAGGCGACGATCCTCTAACCCCCTTTCGGCTGCCTGGACCGGTTCTGCTTCTCAGGCCACACCTAATTCGCTTTCCTCACCCTATTCGTGGACTTTTGTCCCGTCGCCTTCCTGTTTGTCTCGCCTGGTTTTGAGTGTCTTGAAGAAtccgcagttcgctgcggTGTCTGTTGATTCCGTCTGGCTGGCACCGGATGCCACGGTTGTTAATGCACACAAGTTGATCCTTGCTTGccgctcctccttcttcaggcGGCAGCTCTCTAAGCCGTACTGCATCTTCCGCTGCCTTCTAAATGTTCCTGTTCGCCCTCCGGCCCCCCCAGGATCGTTTTCCGACCCACGGACACGGGTCGCATGCCGCTTGCGGCGACAAGGAAAGGTGGTGGCAGAAGCGGACTACGACAAAGAAGCTGGATCTTCACAGTGTTTCAGGTCCCTGccaagagcagagagagaagaactcgagCGGGGAAAGTCCGAGCGAAACTCGGCGGGCACCGGTGCCGTTGAGACGTCTGCCTCAGTGGCCAACCTCATCGCAGCCTACCCTTGCTTGCTGACTGAAATCATTCGGTACTTGTACACAGACGAAATGGAAGTTCCCCTCGAGGATGTGAGTTGTTTTCTGACTTTAGCGAATGCTTTCAAACTCAAAGACCTCCGGAAGAGgatcgaagaagaaaaagtgcGGATCGACACCCACATGCATCGCCAGAGCTCTCGAAAGCTCCTCGCTGCGCCTCACACCCTCGGACTCAGTCCCCGGAAGGACTTCCCCTCTCTGTTGGCTTCTGACATGCGACGCGGAGTTGCCAGAATTTTcaggcatgcagagaggcaaTGGAAAGCATGTTGTAGAGGGGGCAAAtcggaaaaggaagaaccTCGCCTGGAAGCGCCTCTAGGCCGCGGAACTGTGGGGGTGccggaggaggcagaggtagggaagggagaggccggcgaagagcagaacggagaacagagggaagacgagggaacTACCAtcggagagaggcagacgaaaggCAAATGGAGACTGAATGAAACAGGTCGGCGAAGGGATTCGGCGACGAGGCATGCGGAAATGGGACTGGACGTGAAAGAGGGGCAGGGGTGGCGTGGATGCTGTGTAAATGATTGtacggaagagaaaaggcagcaCAGAGCAGGAAGGGCACGGGAGGGGAGAGATCCGgggaacgaggaaaaagtgGAGCACAACGTGAGGACTGCGAATGAACAAGATGAGGAGGAACATCAAAAGGAGTCAAAGGAAGAACACAGCTACGTAGATGTTGTTCTTGCCAGTGCAGACCTATGCGTCTACGTAGGCCCATCGCAAGTTCCCTTCCCCTGTCATCGATTCAttgtggagaggcgaagcgagtATTTTGCCACTCTCCTTCATTCTTCGTTTCGCGAGGTAAAGCATCCCCCGCTTTCTTCAGTCGACTTCTCGagagatcttcttcctctcgagtACGCATGTTGCCGCTCTTCTCATGCCTGCCACAGCGACGAGGTCGAAAACAcagtttctcgctcttctgcggctcttgcctctcctccttcgtaCTACTCTTCATCTTCACTTTCGCCGACTCCTGCCTCTGCTccctcaccttctccttGCGCCTGCTCCCCTCGCCGCTTTTCCCGCTCCCGGCCGGTCTCCTGTGCTTCTTACCGTCCCCATTTATCCGTCCGTGTCTCCCCTGACATGCGAGACTTTCCTCTGAAGCCCACGCGTGCGActgttcctttctcgccttcttctttcgcgtcttcccgTTCTTCGAATCCTCGAGGCAACTTTTCTTCGCAttgcgaaacagagaaaagcaaggaagaaggccaacgacgaagaagcagccgcACACAACCACCAACCCCGGACTTTgactgcgtctccgtcctctcgcTTCCACAGGTCGATGTCTGGTCTTTTGCCCTTGTCCTCGAATACATGTACACGGACGCTATTTTTCAAGTTCCTTCATTCCTCGTCCAGCCAGCAAAGAACAGACAATCAGAATCCCTTTTGCGTTTGATCGAATGTGGAAGTATGTTTCTCATGCCCG GACTGGTGAGCGTCTGCTCGGCTGCTCTGTCGCCCCTCGTCGACGCCTCCAACGTTTGCGCAGTCTACAGAGTGGCGGATCTGCTTCGGCTCGACCGTCTTGTGTTTCGTTGTGCATCTGTGATGGCGGAGAAAATCGACTCTTTGCTGCCTCGCCTTGAGTTCCACCAGCTggttctcgcttctgctcaCTCGCTGAAAAATCGAGAGGCTGTGGACTCCATTCCTGTCGTCGAAGAACTCGTAGATGCTCTGGCGCAGATGTATGGCGGCAGCGAAAATCTCTGTGGAAGTGAAGACACACCAGCCGCGACAGAG tGGCTCGCTCCGGCTGGCGTCCTGCCTTTCACGGGGGAAGACGACTACAATGATATCTCTATTGACAGCGCTCACTGCTGTTGTCAAGGCTGTACAGAGAATGTTCCCTTCTGCCAATCGGGTTGTTTTTGTCACTCTGGCGACTCAGAAGCGCGAGGGAGTGAGCAGACAATTTTCAACAGCACAGAGCGGGGACGccgggagagaggcagcgtATTTCTTCGGAGGAtccggcgtctctccaccgACGCCAGTCTACCGCGACAGTTTCTCGCGGCTCCCGATGTGCTGCTTCTGCGCGGGCTGTATcaggagaaagtggaaaaaaTCGATCAGcttctcgagtctctccaACTCAACACCTAA